A window of the Pyrodictium abyssi genome harbors these coding sequences:
- the purT gene encoding formate-dependent phosphoribosylglycinamide formyltransferase produces the protein MDSIPSPLGPGAAKVLLLGGGELGKEVAIEAQRLGLEVVVVDRYDWAPAMHVAHRRYVVDMLDAGAVEAIVERENPVAVVPEIEAINTEALERLEEKGYHVVPNARAVRIAMNRIELRRWAAEELGLPTTRYAFAETPEEAYEACEKVGYPCLIKPEMSSSGHGHVKVAEPSRQAVEKAYMESISHARGASRRVIVEEYVELETEYTVLAYRWLDGDKARTDAMEPVEHWRYGEYHYIESWQPSTRPTGLLHRAREIAARVAEALGGVGVFGVELLQTRDGRLLFSEVAPRPHDTGLVTLASQDISEFQAHVRAAVGLPVPRPSVLTPAASIAVYTNLDGEWYPVLSGAYQALAEPGVELRWFGKPRTYRGRRMAVVLARAETPEEARAKARRAAEKLKILPRSHT, from the coding sequence ATGGACTCCATACCCAGCCCTCTGGGCCCCGGAGCAGCCAAGGTGCTCCTACTAGGCGGCGGCGAGCTAGGCAAGGAGGTAGCGATAGAGGCGCAGCGGCTCGGCCTAGAGGTGGTCGTTGTCGACCGCTACGACTGGGCCCCAGCGATGCACGTAGCCCACCGCCGCTACGTCGTGGACATGCTCGACGCGGGCGCAGTGGAGGCCATCGTGGAGCGCGAGAACCCGGTAGCGGTGGTACCCGAGATAGAGGCCATCAACACCGAGGCGCTGGAGAGGCTCGAGGAGAAGGGCTACCACGTGGTGCCCAACGCGCGGGCAGTCAGGATAGCGATGAACCGTATAGAGCTGCGGCGCTGGGCGGCCGAGGAGCTAGGCCTACCCACCACAAGGTATGCCTTCGCCGAGACGCCTGAGGAGGCCTACGAGGCCTGCGAGAAGGTCGGCTACCCCTGCCTAATCAAGCCCGAGATGAGCAGTAGCGGCCACGGCCACGTAAAGGTCGCGGAGCCTAGCCGCCAGGCTGTCGAGAAGGCCTACATGGAGTCGATAAGCCACGCCCGGGGTGCGAGCCGCCGCGTCATAGTGGAGGAGTACGTTGAGCTAGAGACAGAGTACACTGTCCTCGCCTACCGGTGGCTCGACGGCGACAAGGCGAGAACAGACGCTATGGAGCCGGTCGAGCACTGGAGGTACGGCGAGTACCACTACATAGAGTCCTGGCAGCCCAGCACCAGGCCCACGGGCCTGCTCCACCGGGCCCGCGAGATAGCAGCACGGGTAGCAGAGGCCCTAGGCGGCGTCGGGGTATTCGGCGTCGAGCTCCTACAGACTAGGGACGGCCGGCTCCTCTTCAGCGAAGTGGCGCCCAGGCCCCACGACACAGGCCTAGTCACCCTAGCCAGCCAGGACATCAGCGAGTTCCAAGCCCACGTACGCGCAGCAGTAGGCCTACCCGTCCCCAGGCCCAGTGTCCTAACCCCCGCAGCCAGCATAGCAGTATACACAAACCTCGACGGCGAGTGGTACCCCGTGCTCAGCGGCGCCTACCAGGCCCTAGCCGAGCCGGGCGTAGAGCTGCGCTGGTTCGGCAAGCCCAGAACCTACCGGGGCCGCCGCATGGCAGTAGTACTAGCCCGTGCCGAGACACCCGAGGAAGCCCGCGCCAAGGCCAGACGGGCAGCAGAGAAGCTAAAGATACTCCCACGCAGCCACACCTAA
- the purD gene encoding phosphoribosylamine--glycine ligase produces the protein MKVLLLGSGGREHALALLIAGSSMEPRIAVLSDKRNPGLVEAAENTGGRFYPGKPTSPGDALQAAEDWSPDLVVIGPEEPLFAGVADALREKGFTVYGPGRAQARIEKDKAYARGLMWRYRIPGRLRYQVFTDPEEASEYARAAGDVVVKPARQAGGRGVRVFAEPMEHLGAAVRGAAGSYAEKLAREVREKYSDIDYSVIVEERVEGVEYTVMAVTDGSTLVPLPVVQDHPHLFSWDLGPETGGMGAVSGPGVVPPFLELGEYRETVEVLEKTVEALRRETGEPYRGTISGQMMLTSLWGPTVIEYYARFGDPETGNLLPMLRSDFLELLDRAASGRLAGYRLEVDNDVYVVNIALAPAGYPNNRALARGHPVAVDRDAVERQGCRLLYAGVDQGPRGLVSTGSRLVEIVCWSSQGYEDAAARAQRAAEAVRLLDGHPLVWRRDIGQRSHIESRVALAERVRKAYTRRRARGETRIYDWIPGRGLIVHDYS, from the coding sequence GTGAAGGTGCTCCTACTGGGCAGCGGCGGCCGCGAACACGCCCTCGCACTGCTCATAGCGGGCAGCAGCATGGAGCCCCGCATAGCGGTGCTAAGCGACAAGAGGAACCCAGGCCTAGTAGAAGCCGCCGAGAACACCGGGGGAAGGTTCTACCCCGGCAAGCCCACTAGCCCCGGCGACGCCCTCCAGGCGGCCGAGGACTGGAGCCCAGACCTCGTGGTCATAGGCCCCGAGGAGCCCCTCTTCGCGGGCGTCGCGGACGCGCTCCGGGAGAAGGGCTTCACAGTCTACGGCCCCGGCAGGGCACAGGCCCGGATAGAGAAGGACAAGGCCTATGCCCGCGGGCTCATGTGGCGCTACCGTATCCCGGGGCGGCTACGCTACCAGGTCTTCACGGACCCCGAGGAGGCCTCGGAGTACGCCCGCGCAGCGGGCGACGTGGTGGTCAAGCCTGCCCGGCAGGCTGGCGGCCGCGGCGTACGCGTCTTCGCGGAGCCCATGGAGCACCTTGGGGCAGCGGTGCGCGGGGCGGCGGGGAGCTACGCGGAGAAGCTGGCCCGCGAGGTGCGGGAGAAGTACAGCGACATAGACTACTCGGTTATAGTCGAGGAGAGGGTTGAGGGCGTAGAGTACACCGTGATGGCGGTCACTGACGGCTCCACGCTGGTGCCGCTGCCAGTGGTACAGGACCACCCCCACCTCTTCAGCTGGGACCTCGGCCCCGAGACTGGGGGAATGGGCGCGGTCAGCGGGCCCGGCGTTGTGCCTCCCTTCCTCGAGCTCGGCGAGTACCGGGAGACAGTCGAGGTACTCGAGAAGACCGTGGAGGCCCTCCGGCGGGAGACCGGGGAGCCCTACCGCGGCACCATTAGCGGCCAGATGATGCTCACCAGCCTCTGGGGCCCCACGGTCATAGAGTACTACGCCAGGTTTGGCGACCCCGAGACCGGCAACCTGCTCCCCATGCTGCGGAGCGACTTCCTAGAGCTGCTGGACCGCGCAGCCTCGGGCAGGCTAGCCGGCTACCGGCTAGAGGTAGACAACGACGTCTACGTGGTCAACATCGCGCTAGCACCCGCAGGCTACCCCAACAACCGGGCCCTAGCCCGGGGTCACCCGGTGGCCGTAGACAGAGACGCTGTCGAGCGCCAGGGCTGCAGGCTACTCTACGCCGGGGTAGACCAGGGCCCCCGCGGCCTCGTCTCCACGGGCTCCCGTCTCGTGGAGATAGTCTGCTGGAGCAGCCAGGGCTACGAGGACGCAGCCGCCAGGGCCCAGCGCGCGGCGGAGGCGGTGAGGCTTCTCGACGGCCACCCCCTCGTATGGCGCCGCGACATAGGCCAGAGGAGCCACATAGAGAGCCGCGTGGCGCTAGCCGAGCGCGTGAGGAAGGCCTACACGAGGCGCCGCGCCCGAGGCGAGACCAGGATCTACGACTGGATACCCGGCCGCGGCCTAATAGTCCACGACTACAGCTAG
- the purF gene encoding amidophosphoribosyltransferase: MCGVAAWLGRDAASAVYELLLELQHRGQEAAGIAFLAGGGVRLVGGPGLVQEAIRLPTAASGAWAAIGHVRYSTSGGYGGEHYQPVAGSKKLVYIAYNGNIVNYRELGRELLGRRYTWDAQLVADLVEALYLEQGSLADALREAARLLRGAYSLVAVTARGELAAARDPYGVRPLAYAVGDGYAAVASETAALDSMGLPWREVGAGRMLHCNGSPKDCVETGLAPGHEPRPCAFEYVYFLRPDSVFEGVEAHAARLEMGRRLARRDTVEADLVAPVPDSGRSAAIGYAMERGLPYTEVLYRNRYAGRAFIAPPGERNGRLKRKFNPIRSTTWGRRIILVDDSVVRGATSRWLAHILRRSGAREVHLRVASPPVVMPCFLGVDMPSRGELVAHGRSVDEVARALGVDSILYLGLRDLEEAVGRRLCLGCFGGAYPLPLDVPRLEKVFTEGRR; this comes from the coding sequence GTGTGCGGCGTAGCAGCTTGGCTGGGCAGGGACGCGGCCTCGGCGGTCTACGAGCTGCTCTTGGAGCTCCAGCACCGGGGCCAGGAGGCCGCGGGGATAGCGTTCCTAGCCGGCGGCGGCGTAAGGCTCGTCGGCGGCCCCGGGCTCGTGCAGGAGGCTATACGCCTCCCCACGGCCGCCTCCGGCGCCTGGGCTGCTATTGGGCATGTGAGGTACAGCACGAGCGGCGGGTACGGCGGCGAGCACTACCAGCCGGTGGCTGGCAGCAAGAAGCTAGTCTACATAGCCTATAACGGGAACATTGTCAACTACCGGGAGCTGGGCCGGGAGCTGCTAGGCCGCCGCTACACCTGGGATGCCCAGCTCGTAGCAGACCTCGTGGAGGCCCTCTACCTGGAGCAGGGGAGCCTCGCCGACGCCCTCAGGGAGGCAGCGCGCCTCCTACGCGGGGCCTACAGCCTCGTAGCAGTCACGGCCCGCGGCGAGCTAGCAGCCGCCCGGGACCCCTACGGGGTCAGGCCTCTCGCCTACGCGGTGGGCGACGGCTACGCCGCCGTGGCCAGCGAGACGGCCGCGCTAGACTCGATGGGGCTCCCCTGGAGAGAGGTAGGCGCGGGGAGGATGCTCCACTGCAACGGCTCCCCCAAGGACTGCGTCGAGACCGGGCTAGCCCCCGGGCACGAGCCCCGGCCATGCGCGTTCGAGTACGTATACTTCCTCAGGCCCGACAGCGTCTTCGAGGGCGTCGAGGCCCACGCGGCCAGGCTCGAGATGGGCCGGCGGCTCGCCCGCCGCGACACAGTGGAGGCCGACCTGGTGGCGCCGGTCCCGGATAGCGGCCGGAGCGCGGCCATAGGCTACGCCATGGAGCGGGGACTCCCCTACACCGAGGTCCTATACCGCAACCGGTACGCTGGCCGCGCCTTCATAGCGCCCCCAGGCGAGAGGAACGGGAGGCTCAAGCGCAAGTTCAACCCGATACGCTCGACGACCTGGGGCCGCAGAATAATCCTCGTCGACGACAGCGTAGTCCGCGGCGCCACCAGCAGGTGGCTAGCCCACATCCTCCGCCGCTCAGGGGCCCGCGAGGTGCATCTACGCGTCGCCTCGCCGCCCGTGGTCATGCCCTGCTTCCTCGGCGTAGACATGCCAAGCCGCGGCGAGCTAGTAGCCCACGGTAGGAGCGTAGACGAGGTCGCCAGGGCCCTGGGCGTTGACAGCATACTGTACCTCGGCCTGAGGGACCTAGAGGAGGCTGTTGGCCGCCGCCTCTGCCTCGGATGCTTCGGCGGAGCCTACCCCCTCCCCCTGGACGTACCCCGTCTCGAGAAGGTGTTCACAGAGGGCAGGAGGTGA
- the purL gene encoding phosphoribosylformylglycinamidine synthase subunit PurL gives MPLSESELSEIRRRLGREPTREELALFEATWSEHCSYKSTRRLLRMLPTEAPWVLVGPGRDAGAVKLFDDVAVVARIESHNHPSAVDPYNGAATGVGGIVRDVLSLGAQPIALLDALYLGSLRTPVSRWLAKGIVRGISDYGNRIGVPTVAGETWFHASYERQPLVNVACIGVTRPGDLLPGRVEPGDVMVLAGNSTGRDGMLGSSFASRPLGSREEDIAAVQVGNPFLEKLLIDALTEAFERKLLRHVKDLGGGGLATAVSETAASSGVGAVVHLDRVHLREPDMEPAEILVSESQERMLLVPQRGKLGELLRLLDRYGVEASVIGYFDDTGRLRAVYRGRVVVDLPVGLAASAPPVERKAEPPPAPRELPGLSLAEEELGWLLERVVSSPRVAGKAWVYEQYDWGVQGRTAAPPGYADAAVLWLRDGTSRGVVAALAGNPRYTRQDPFRGAALSLAEAYRHVAAVGGEPLAALDNINAGNPEKPRQFWYFKRIVEGLAWMARGLGIPFIGGNVSLYNEDEHGHMVDPVASVLVVGRISDVTRATGLALTGEGLLVAVGETRPELGASEAAELLLGEPAGLPPEPRPREEAAAAKLVRRLIEDELVLASHSVGLGGAAAAVARMAVAGGVGARLDLAALCPACRSPLEAGFSETPGRYILEVPRDSVGEVLRRAEEAGVWARVVGEPGGSYVELASGRRTLARVPLDGLSEAYATTLEKLVREG, from the coding sequence ATGCCGCTCTCCGAGAGCGAGCTGAGCGAGATACGCCGCCGGCTAGGCCGCGAGCCGACACGGGAAGAGCTGGCCCTCTTCGAGGCCACGTGGAGCGAGCACTGCAGCTACAAGAGCACCCGGCGGCTCCTAAGAATGCTGCCCACTGAGGCGCCATGGGTGCTCGTGGGCCCTGGCCGCGACGCGGGCGCGGTAAAGCTGTTCGACGACGTGGCGGTGGTCGCCCGTATAGAGAGCCACAACCATCCCTCGGCTGTGGACCCCTACAACGGGGCTGCGACCGGGGTAGGGGGTATTGTCCGCGACGTGCTGAGCCTAGGCGCCCAGCCGATAGCGCTGCTCGACGCCCTCTACCTGGGGAGCCTCCGCACACCAGTCTCCCGGTGGCTCGCCAAGGGCATAGTGCGGGGTATAAGCGACTACGGGAACAGGATAGGAGTCCCCACGGTGGCGGGCGAGACATGGTTCCACGCTAGCTACGAGAGACAGCCCCTGGTCAACGTGGCGTGCATAGGGGTCACGCGGCCCGGGGACCTGCTCCCAGGCCGCGTAGAGCCCGGGGACGTGATGGTCCTCGCGGGCAACTCCACCGGTAGGGACGGTATGCTCGGGAGCAGCTTTGCTAGCCGCCCCCTGGGCAGCCGCGAGGAGGACATAGCGGCCGTCCAGGTCGGGAACCCGTTCCTCGAGAAGCTGCTAATAGACGCACTCACGGAGGCCTTCGAGAGGAAGCTACTCCGCCACGTGAAGGACCTAGGAGGCGGGGGCCTAGCCACGGCGGTCTCCGAGACCGCTGCATCCAGCGGCGTCGGCGCCGTGGTGCACCTCGACCGTGTCCACCTCCGCGAGCCAGACATGGAGCCGGCGGAGATACTGGTCTCCGAGAGCCAGGAGCGCATGCTACTGGTGCCGCAGAGGGGTAAGCTGGGCGAGCTGCTCCGGCTGCTAGACCGCTACGGTGTCGAGGCGAGCGTCATAGGCTACTTCGACGACACGGGGAGGCTCCGCGCCGTCTACCGAGGCAGAGTAGTGGTAGACCTCCCCGTCGGGCTCGCCGCGTCGGCGCCGCCCGTGGAGAGGAAGGCGGAGCCCCCGCCGGCCCCCCGTGAGCTGCCGGGCCTCAGCCTAGCCGAGGAGGAGCTGGGCTGGCTGCTAGAGCGCGTGGTCTCCTCGCCCCGGGTGGCGGGGAAGGCCTGGGTCTACGAGCAGTACGACTGGGGCGTCCAGGGCCGCACAGCCGCGCCGCCGGGCTATGCCGACGCGGCTGTGCTATGGCTCCGCGACGGTACGAGCCGCGGAGTGGTGGCAGCGCTCGCCGGGAACCCGCGCTACACCCGGCAGGACCCGTTCCGGGGCGCTGCGCTCAGCCTAGCCGAGGCCTACCGGCACGTAGCAGCTGTGGGCGGTGAGCCCCTGGCAGCGCTCGACAACATTAACGCTGGTAACCCGGAGAAGCCGCGGCAGTTCTGGTACTTCAAGCGCATAGTAGAGGGCCTAGCCTGGATGGCCCGCGGCCTCGGCATACCCTTCATCGGGGGCAACGTGAGCCTCTACAACGAGGACGAGCACGGCCATATGGTCGACCCGGTTGCCTCAGTGCTCGTCGTCGGCAGGATAAGCGACGTCACCCGGGCAACGGGCCTAGCCCTGACCGGGGAAGGTCTACTCGTAGCTGTGGGGGAGACGCGGCCAGAGCTAGGCGCTAGCGAGGCGGCCGAGCTCCTCCTAGGCGAGCCAGCGGGGCTCCCGCCCGAGCCCCGGCCAAGGGAGGAGGCAGCAGCCGCCAAGCTGGTGAGGAGGCTCATCGAGGACGAGCTTGTGCTCGCGTCGCACTCCGTCGGGCTGGGCGGCGCAGCGGCAGCCGTGGCCCGGATGGCCGTGGCGGGTGGCGTCGGCGCAAGGCTCGACCTCGCTGCCCTCTGCCCAGCGTGCCGGAGCCCGCTCGAGGCGGGGTTCTCGGAGACACCGGGCCGCTACATCCTCGAGGTGCCCCGCGACAGCGTTGGCGAGGTTCTGCGCCGCGCAGAGGAGGCAGGCGTGTGGGCCCGCGTCGTAGGCGAGCCAGGCGGCAGCTACGTGGAGCTGGCCTCGGGCAGGAGAACCCTGGCCAGGGTCCCCCTGGACGGGCTCTCGGAGGCCTACGCCACTACTCTGGAGAAGCTGGTGAGAGAGGGGTGA
- the purQ gene encoding phosphoribosylformylglycinamidine synthase I, which translates to MPRVAVLRFPGTNCDQETAYMLREVAGVEARVVWHTEYRWRDWDATVVPGGFSYGDYGRAGLLASWSPAARQLREAAENGAPILGICNGFQVLVEAGVLPGALLPNEGGRFVARWLRVRVHSPRGPWLLHVEPGAVLDMPVAHAEGRFYHPAPGELLRSRPWLEYLENPNGSVADVAGLASEDGAVLGLMPHPERAASPLQVPRGRRPGGHPFFTSIGEALRRGW; encoded by the coding sequence TTGCCTAGAGTCGCTGTGCTCCGGTTCCCCGGCACTAACTGCGACCAGGAGACAGCCTACATGCTGCGCGAGGTGGCCGGCGTAGAGGCGCGCGTAGTGTGGCACACCGAGTACCGCTGGAGGGACTGGGACGCTACAGTTGTGCCGGGAGGCTTCAGCTACGGGGACTACGGGCGCGCTGGGCTCCTAGCCTCCTGGAGCCCCGCGGCCAGGCAGCTCCGCGAGGCGGCCGAGAACGGCGCCCCTATCCTCGGGATATGCAACGGGTTCCAGGTCCTCGTGGAGGCGGGCGTACTCCCCGGCGCCCTCCTACCCAACGAGGGCGGCCGCTTCGTGGCCAGGTGGCTCCGGGTCCGGGTGCACAGCCCGCGCGGCCCCTGGCTACTCCACGTGGAGCCCGGCGCTGTGCTAGACATGCCGGTGGCCCATGCTGAGGGGCGCTTCTACCACCCCGCGCCCGGGGAGCTACTCCGGTCCAGGCCCTGGCTAGAGTACCTCGAGAACCCTAACGGCAGCGTCGCAGACGTCGCCGGCCTGGCCTCCGAGGACGGAGCCGTTCTCGGCCTAATGCCGCACCCGGAGCGAGCGGCGAGCCCACTCCAGGTCCCCCGCGGCCGCAGGCCCGGGGGCCACCCGTTCTTCACGTCGATAGGCGAAGCGCTGCGCAGGGGATGGTGA
- the purS gene encoding phosphoribosylformylglycinamidine synthase subunit PurS: MTRHRVLAIVAYKPSARDPEGETLADELRRLGYTWVQGIRAGKAFIVEVEAESREEAERLVEEMARETRLFNPAVHTLLVITLA, translated from the coding sequence TTGACCCGGCACCGTGTGCTGGCAATAGTAGCCTACAAGCCGTCGGCCCGGGACCCTGAGGGCGAGACGCTGGCAGACGAGCTGAGAAGGCTAGGCTACACCTGGGTCCAGGGGATCCGCGCCGGGAAGGCGTTCATAGTAGAGGTCGAGGCTGAGTCGAGGGAGGAGGCGGAGAGGCTCGTAGAGGAAATGGCCCGCGAGACCCGGCTCTTCAACCCCGCGGTCCACACGCTCCTGGTGATCACTCTTGCCTAG
- a CDS encoding phosphoribosylaminoimidazolesuccinocarboxamide synthase encodes MFLDQLLRQVPGPRGSGLRTGELLYEGKAKRVLDAGNGLVVLEFKDEVTAFDGKRRDTAPGKGELAARLSARMFELLEEHGVPTHYVCYMGGSRLLARRHEVIPLEVIVRNYAYGSLLRRMPLLKPMERLFRPLVELHLKDDARGDPLVLPEDAVEAGLLSWRELWDIQSLALRVSSVLEMFWRRRGLRLVDLKIEVARSATGFVVVDEVTGDTMRLVDSGGRHLDKEVYRRGGGVEALLEAYRELARLAGEPERRCTG; translated from the coding sequence ATATTTTTAGACCAGTTACTCAGGCAAGTTCCGGGACCCCGGGGGTCCGGGCTGCGCACGGGTGAGCTACTCTACGAGGGCAAGGCGAAGCGGGTCCTCGACGCGGGCAATGGCCTGGTGGTACTCGAGTTCAAGGACGAGGTCACAGCGTTCGACGGCAAGCGCCGCGACACGGCGCCGGGCAAAGGCGAGCTAGCAGCCAGGCTCTCTGCCCGGATGTTCGAGCTGCTAGAGGAGCACGGTGTGCCGACACACTATGTGTGCTACATGGGCGGCTCCAGGCTCCTCGCTAGGAGGCACGAGGTCATCCCCCTCGAGGTGATAGTGAGGAACTATGCCTATGGCTCGCTCCTTCGCAGGATGCCGCTCCTAAAGCCCATGGAGAGGCTCTTCCGGCCCCTGGTGGAGCTGCACCTCAAGGACGACGCGAGGGGCGACCCGCTCGTTCTCCCCGAGGACGCTGTCGAGGCCGGGCTCCTATCGTGGCGGGAGCTCTGGGACATCCAGAGCCTAGCCCTCCGGGTAAGCAGCGTCCTCGAGATGTTCTGGCGCCGGCGGGGCCTCCGGCTAGTAGACCTTAAGATCGAGGTGGCTCGGTCTGCCACGGGCTTCGTGGTGGTCGACGAGGTCACAGGCGACACGATGAGGCTGGTTGACAGCGGGGGTAGGCACCTGGACAAGGAGGTCTACAGGCGCGGTGGCGGCGTCGAGGCCCTGCTGGAGGCCTACAGGGAGCTAGCCCGTCTAGCCGGCGAGCCCGAGAGGAGGTGCACCGGTTGA
- a CDS encoding PIN domain-containing protein — MVAEKLLEEEAAVLDLTLYEAANAAVIEARRGLVQEPHRLAAAVSRLAGHLAVLRIKPEDLEAISKLAEQLGLTAYDAAYVYYARLHGAKLLTSDKEILAKARDIAVGTSAWLQGARADTE; from the coding sequence ATGGTCGCCGAGAAGCTGCTCGAGGAAGAGGCAGCGGTACTCGACCTAACGTTGTACGAGGCAGCCAACGCCGCCGTCATAGAGGCGCGTAGAGGGCTCGTACAGGAGCCCCACCGGCTAGCCGCTGCTGTATCCAGGCTCGCCGGGCACCTGGCGGTATTGCGCATCAAGCCAGAAGACCTGGAGGCGATTAGCAAGCTAGCAGAGCAGCTAGGCCTAACAGCCTACGACGCGGCATACGTCTACTACGCGAGGCTACACGGGGCGAAGCTATTGACAAGCGACAAAGAAATACTGGCAAAGGCGAGAGACATAGCAGTAGGCACCAGCGCATGGCTGCAAGGCGCTAGGGCGGACACAGAATAG